The proteins below come from a single Lineus longissimus chromosome 5, tnLinLong1.2, whole genome shotgun sequence genomic window:
- the LOC135487761 gene encoding uncharacterized protein LOC135487761 → MLRFVVVLLATVGTALGQGAVNTGGQYDPNAGPSDTVARPPKDYRPYSSSDDVGPGWHYSSYPNPQTDLLECGRGNRMSWICDPDSVITMREADELDALAADIRRDTSCPCNSQVCTRTARQAGFIVAVAMMNKIQRPYKSDGGSDLLTDFRNWVTNLEKHRWRFDRCDEDIIILFSKYDSMIYTVTGEKARETLTDELLYEITVDSQEYFAHSIFMGIKHMLYGIRKVLMGKLNEYRRERQHHAQIYSYQYYRGDRSSQNQQKGGAGRSAASRSNNSAGAVFSSQWLIGLSIAAAMWRLRKYF, encoded by the exons ATGTTGAGATTCGTTGTGGTCCTCCTGGCTACAGTGGGCACGGCCCTTGGCCAGGGTGCCGTCAATACCGGGGGTCAGTACGACCCGAACGCCGGTCCAAGTGATACTGTAGCGCGCCCACCGAAGGACTACCGTCCGTACTCTTCCTCCGATGACGTCGGTCCCGGCTGGCATTACTCATCCTATCCCAACCCGCAGACGGACCTTTTGGAATGCGGCCGGGGGAACAGAATGTCCTGGATCTGTGATCCCGACAGTGTCATCACCATGAGAGAAG CCGACGAACTCGACGCCTTGGCAGCAGACATCCGACGTGATACCAGTTGTCCTTGTAACAGCCAGGTGTGCACGAGGACGGCAAGACAAGCAGGGTTCATTGTGGCTGTGGCCATGATGAACAAGATTCAGAGACCATACAA GTCAGATGGAGGTTCAGATCTTCTGACAGACTTCCGTAACTGGGTGACCAACCTGGAGAAACATCGCTGGAGGTTCGATCGGTGTGATGAGGATATCATCATACTCTTCTCCAAATATGACTCCATG ATATACACAGTTACAGGAGAGAAGGCCCGAGAGACCCTGACTGATGAGCTGCTCTACGAGATTACTGTAGATTCCCAGGAATACTTTGCTCACAGCATCTTCATGGGAATAAAACACATGCTTTATGGCATTCG GAAAGTACTCATGGGCAAACTGAATGAGTATCGAAGAGAAAGACAGCACCATGCCCAGATCTACTCTTACCAATACTACAGAGGAGACAGGAGCAGCCAAAACCAGCAGAAAGGTGGAGCAGGCCGCTCAGCTGCCTCAAGGTCAAACAACTCCGCTGGAGCAGTGTTTTCAAGTCAATGGTTGATTGGACTTTCCATTGCTGCTGCAATGTGGAGATTAAGAAAATacttttga